A single Litorilinea aerophila DNA region contains:
- a CDS encoding Gfo/Idh/MocA family protein — protein sequence MINGNQPVRIAMVGCGGMARNHTRRILQQQDTTQICFACEPSGQAYEAFCELFAEVGLEPPPNVPDLEQLLQDHADELDAAFIITPHAFHHDQARACLEAGLDVLLEKPMVLNAQEAESLIQVRDRTGRLLVVSFNGSLSPQIRTAVQLLRSGELGQILNIHAVAWQSWKAGTTGTWRQNPALAGGGFLFDTGAHMLNTVADLAGEDFVEVAAWLDNRGTPVDILGTVMARTRSGAFVTLSACGDTIKSCASDVRVFCTQGILQTGIWGERLLLQRSGEADLSPVPVPPSLGQWEQFLRVRRGEMANPCPPEVGLRMARLWDAIQASAAQGGVPVQTGA from the coding sequence ATGATCAACGGCAACCAACCCGTGCGCATCGCCATGGTGGGCTGCGGCGGCATGGCCCGCAACCACACCCGACGCATCCTACAACAACAGGACACCACCCAGATCTGCTTCGCCTGCGAGCCGTCTGGCCAGGCCTACGAGGCCTTCTGCGAGCTCTTCGCCGAAGTGGGGCTGGAACCGCCGCCCAACGTGCCCGACCTGGAGCAGCTGCTCCAGGATCATGCTGATGAGTTGGACGCGGCCTTCATCATCACGCCCCACGCCTTCCACCACGATCAGGCCCGGGCCTGCCTGGAAGCCGGCCTGGATGTGCTGCTGGAAAAGCCCATGGTGCTCAATGCCCAGGAGGCCGAAAGCTTGATCCAGGTCCGGGATCGCACCGGCCGGCTGCTGGTGGTCTCCTTCAACGGCAGCCTCTCCCCCCAGATCCGCACCGCAGTGCAGTTGCTGCGCTCGGGCGAACTGGGCCAGATCCTCAACATCCACGCGGTGGCCTGGCAGAGCTGGAAGGCCGGCACCACGGGCACCTGGCGTCAGAACCCGGCCCTGGCCGGCGGCGGCTTCCTTTTCGACACGGGTGCCCACATGCTCAACACCGTGGCCGACCTGGCCGGCGAGGATTTCGTCGAGGTGGCGGCCTGGCTGGACAACCGGGGGACGCCGGTGGACATCCTGGGCACTGTCATGGCCCGCACCCGCTCCGGCGCCTTCGTCACCCTGAGCGCCTGCGGCGACACCATCAAATCCTGCGCGTCGGACGTGCGGGTCTTCTGCACCCAGGGCATTCTCCAGACGGGCATCTGGGGCGAGCGACTCCTGCTCCAGCGGTCGGGTGAGGCAGACCTGAGCCCGGTGCCGGTGCCTCCCTCCCTGGGCCAGTGGGAACAGTTCCTGCGGGTGCGCCGGGGCGAGATGGCCAATCCCTGCCCGCCGGAGGTGGGCCTGCGCATGGCCCGCCTGTGGGACGCCATCCAGGCTTCGGCCGCCCAGGGCGGCGTGCCCGTGCAAACCGGCGCGTGA
- a CDS encoding arylsulfatase — protein sequence MPERPNLILILTDHFRGDCLSRLGHPVAETPHLDALSREGAAFVQAYTPCPSCIAARRSLMTGLTPYSQGMVGYRDGLPWPYAVTLAGELTRGGYQTINIGKTHFHPPRLHLGFEQLIVPEDYEEWLAQQPGVAVDKYAHGVDSNSWMARPNHLPESLMEETWFVSRAQEFLRKRDPTRPFFLCLSFNGPHPPWCPPQVYYDQFIHREMPPPAVGPWAAHHAEEAEYPLDVNAWRGRLPEHQLHRARAAYFAYLAYLDAQVGRLMRTLARSRLLADTFILFTSDHGEMLGDHHLWRKTYAYDASARVPFLVHLPRQVPGPRNREIRQVVGWEDILPTFLDVAGLPTPSSVEGRSVLPLLRGEVVDWRPYYHGEHAPCYHPENANQFLTDGEWKYIWNPITGQEQLFHLATDPQERQELAEDPAYVAVLKEWRQRLIAELAHREEGLSDGKRLIPGDVPVWRPSVLGGKDS from the coding sequence ATGCCAGAACGTCCCAACTTGATTTTGATCCTGACCGACCATTTCCGTGGGGACTGCCTGAGCCGGCTGGGGCACCCGGTGGCCGAAACGCCCCACCTGGACGCCCTTTCCCGAGAGGGCGCGGCCTTTGTCCAGGCCTATACCCCCTGCCCCTCCTGCATCGCAGCCCGGCGCTCCCTGATGACCGGGTTGACCCCCTACAGCCAGGGCATGGTGGGCTACCGGGATGGTCTTCCCTGGCCCTATGCCGTCACCCTGGCCGGTGAATTGACCCGGGGCGGCTATCAGACCATCAACATCGGCAAGACCCACTTCCACCCGCCCCGGCTTCACCTGGGCTTCGAGCAGTTGATCGTGCCAGAGGATTACGAAGAATGGCTGGCCCAACAGCCCGGTGTGGCTGTGGACAAGTACGCCCACGGGGTGGACAGCAACTCGTGGATGGCCCGCCCCAACCATCTGCCGGAATCGCTCATGGAGGAGACCTGGTTCGTCAGCCGGGCCCAGGAATTCCTGCGCAAGCGGGATCCCACCCGGCCGTTCTTCCTCTGCCTATCCTTCAACGGTCCCCATCCCCCCTGGTGTCCACCTCAAGTATACTATGATCAGTTTATCCATCGGGAAATGCCCCCGCCCGCGGTGGGCCCATGGGCCGCCCACCACGCCGAGGAGGCGGAGTATCCGCTGGACGTGAATGCCTGGCGGGGACGTCTCCCGGAACACCAGCTCCACCGGGCCCGGGCAGCCTACTTCGCCTACCTGGCCTATCTGGATGCCCAGGTGGGGCGGCTGATGCGCACCCTGGCCCGCAGCCGGCTGTTGGCGGATACCTTCATCCTTTTCACTTCGGACCACGGCGAGATGTTGGGCGACCATCACCTGTGGCGCAAGACCTACGCCTATGACGCCTCGGCCCGGGTGCCCTTCCTGGTCCACCTGCCCCGGCAAGTACCGGGCCCGCGCAACCGGGAAATTCGCCAGGTGGTAGGCTGGGAGGACATCCTGCCCACCTTCCTGGACGTAGCCGGTCTCCCTACCCCGTCCTCGGTGGAAGGGCGTAGCGTCCTGCCCTTGTTGCGGGGCGAAGTGGTGGACTGGCGCCCCTACTACCACGGTGAGCACGCGCCCTGCTACCACCCGGAGAACGCCAACCAGTTCCTCACCGATGGCGAGTGGAAATACATCTGGAACCCCATCACTGGCCAGGAGCAACTTTTCCATCTGGCCACCGATCCCCAGGAGCGCCAGGAGCTGGCGGAGGACCCAGCCTATGTAGCCGTGCTGAAGGAATGGCGGCAGCGGCTCATTGCGGAGCTGGCCCATCGGGAGGAAGGACTGTCCGATGGCAAACGGCTGATTCCAGGGGATGTCCCTGTCTGGCGACCATCTGTCTTGGGCGGAAAAGATTCGTAG
- a CDS encoding glutamate-5-semialdehyde dehydrogenase has product MAATVMDEVMEKTREQVDMEALGRAARAASRVLATLTTDVKNQALLAIADELEAQSQAVMERNGLDIADGQAKGLSDALLDRLLLTEQRIAGLAADIRRVASLPDPVGAEMDSRVLPNGLRLSRRRIPIGVLGVIYEARPNVTIDIASLSLKTGNAVILRGGSETLRSNMALVDVIHRALDRVNLPRAAVQYISNPDRAYVTQLLHLDKYVDMIIPRGGHRLHELCRRESTIPVITGGIGICHLYVDDSADQEKALDVIENAKVQRPSVCNALDTLLVNRKIAQEFLPKVAARLAQSHVELRATPDAYAILAQGNHGATVREAGPEDFDTEWMALILGIKIVDTLDEAIAHIQEHSMDHSDGILTNNWANAVRFVNEVNSSAVFVNASTRFNDGGQFGLGAEVAISTQKLHARGPMGLEELTTYKWVCLGDWHIRR; this is encoded by the coding sequence ATGGCCGCCACTGTCATGGACGAGGTGATGGAGAAGACGCGGGAACAGGTGGACATGGAAGCCCTGGGCCGGGCCGCACGCGCGGCCAGCCGGGTTCTGGCCACCCTCACCACCGACGTCAAGAATCAGGCCCTGCTGGCCATTGCCGATGAGCTGGAAGCCCAGAGCCAGGCAGTCATGGAGCGCAATGGGCTGGACATCGCCGACGGCCAGGCCAAAGGGCTCAGCGATGCTCTGTTGGACCGGCTCCTGCTCACGGAGCAGCGCATCGCCGGGCTGGCCGCGGACATCCGCCGGGTGGCCTCCCTGCCCGACCCGGTGGGTGCCGAGATGGATAGCCGGGTGTTGCCCAATGGCCTGCGCCTGAGCCGCCGCCGCATCCCCATTGGCGTGCTGGGCGTCATCTACGAAGCCCGGCCCAACGTCACCATCGACATCGCCAGCCTCTCCCTGAAGACCGGCAACGCGGTCATCCTGCGGGGCGGCAGCGAGACCCTGCGCAGCAACATGGCCCTGGTGGATGTGATCCACCGCGCGCTGGATCGGGTCAACCTGCCCCGGGCAGCCGTCCAGTACATCAGCAACCCGGACCGGGCCTACGTGACCCAGCTCCTCCACCTGGATAAATATGTGGACATGATCATTCCCCGGGGAGGGCACCGCCTGCATGAGCTCTGCCGCCGGGAGAGCACCATCCCGGTCATCACCGGCGGCATCGGCATCTGCCACCTCTACGTGGACGACAGCGCAGACCAGGAGAAGGCCTTGGACGTGATCGAGAACGCCAAGGTCCAGCGGCCCAGCGTCTGCAATGCCCTGGACACCCTGCTGGTCAACCGCAAGATCGCCCAGGAGTTCCTCCCCAAGGTGGCCGCCCGCCTGGCCCAAAGCCACGTGGAGCTGCGGGCCACGCCCGACGCCTACGCCATCCTGGCCCAGGGGAACCACGGCGCCACTGTGCGGGAAGCCGGCCCCGAGGATTTCGACACCGAGTGGATGGCCCTGATCCTGGGCATCAAGATCGTGGATACCCTCGACGAAGCCATCGCCCACATCCAGGAACACAGCATGGACCACTCGGACGGCATCCTGACCAACAACTGGGCCAACGCCGTTCGTTTCGTCAACGAGGTAAACTCCTCGGCCGTCTTCGTCAACGCCAGCACCCGCTTCAACGATGGCGGCCAGTTTGGCCTGGGCGCGGAGGTGGCCATCAGCACCCAGAAGCTCCACGCCCGGGGGCCCATGGGCCTGGAAGAGCTCACCACCTACAAGTGGGTCTGCCTGGGCGACTGGCACATCCGGCGTTGA
- a CDS encoding CehA/McbA family metallohydrolase domain-containing protein, producing the protein MQPIPAYPHHFTPAALNVQFQVHFVGADGTVVELPDTPLVAGTCGTWVLTLRNLERDLPRGAVITLIRQNIQIAYRLQMDRPHGRDYCTLETDSQARLRLLVGRSAVNLLSVLVEDGIWRRGESCVIRLGDRRQGGAGAEVFWSTTTATFLLAVDPTGSGHFWGVASNPLTFQVVAHHQPARFQLLGPTVAACGEPFTLHLAAFDRNRNLVDRFTGAVTFRPQPGVTGLPASYRFTPQDGGLALLENVRVHRPGVYRLAGVAENGLAVTSNPIVVQEAPACRVYWGDVHAHGWGDSTMYLMFNRTDKLDPLARHRQGRTVGRFDFACPAAMSMDPERREEVWDAYRAACAATDEPGVYVPFLAYEAHPTAGDRQVIFRDYADEPLPLPMRAPMEEVDAAYGQREDVLLQVHIGGDPPRWDRYRPDRERLLEICSGFGCAEWLLQRALRLGYRPAICGASDLHLGLMGAPRAVETFRGRFGQKFPMRQRDAAYGSGPVTAILAPELNRNALWAGLVSGQTYATSGARLYLDVRANGQPPGSEVKLASTLQLAVACHACAPLDRVDLIVGEYCVRSWEPHSLDFRLDLTLAAGQLPGSWLYLRLHQVDGEYAWSSPIWLEHPGPLPSPGNLPRWNAQETLDLGAFGENAATPHLADLQRYLSVEEDPTQFHHLTPVDVLELSMGRCALFYCTWSAAHLPMSIRWFFEFEIPKIRYDLGWRDYGAFDEFEYGPRLMAAQAEGR; encoded by the coding sequence ATGCAACCGATTCCAGCCTACCCCCATCACTTCACTCCCGCAGCCCTGAATGTACAGTTCCAGGTTCACTTCGTCGGAGCGGATGGCACCGTGGTGGAACTCCCCGATACTCCCCTGGTGGCCGGCACCTGTGGCACCTGGGTACTTACCCTGCGCAACCTGGAACGGGATCTGCCCCGGGGCGCGGTCATCACGCTGATTCGGCAGAACATCCAGATCGCATACCGGCTGCAGATGGACCGGCCCCACGGCCGGGATTACTGCACCCTGGAGACAGACAGCCAGGCCCGGCTGCGGCTTCTCGTGGGGCGCTCTGCCGTCAACCTGCTGAGTGTGCTGGTCGAAGACGGCATCTGGCGTCGTGGCGAATCGTGCGTCATCCGCCTGGGGGACCGCCGGCAGGGGGGCGCCGGCGCGGAAGTCTTCTGGAGTACCACCACCGCCACCTTCCTCCTGGCGGTGGACCCCACCGGCAGTGGCCATTTTTGGGGCGTGGCCAGCAATCCGTTGACGTTCCAGGTGGTTGCCCACCATCAGCCCGCTCGCTTCCAGCTTCTGGGGCCCACGGTAGCCGCCTGCGGAGAGCCCTTTACCCTGCATCTGGCCGCCTTTGACCGCAACCGCAACCTGGTGGACCGCTTCACCGGCGCCGTCACCTTCCGGCCCCAGCCGGGGGTCACGGGGCTGCCTGCGAGCTATCGATTCACCCCCCAGGATGGCGGCCTGGCCCTGCTGGAGAATGTCCGCGTCCACCGGCCTGGGGTCTATCGACTAGCGGGAGTCGCCGAGAATGGCCTCGCCGTGACCAGCAACCCCATCGTGGTCCAGGAGGCGCCCGCGTGCCGGGTCTACTGGGGCGATGTCCATGCCCATGGCTGGGGCGACTCCACCATGTACCTCATGTTCAACCGTACAGACAAGCTGGATCCCCTGGCCCGCCACCGCCAGGGACGGACGGTCGGCCGTTTCGATTTCGCCTGCCCGGCGGCCATGTCCATGGATCCCGAGCGACGGGAGGAAGTTTGGGATGCCTACCGGGCAGCCTGTGCCGCCACCGATGAGCCTGGCGTGTACGTGCCCTTTCTGGCCTACGAGGCCCATCCCACTGCCGGCGATCGCCAGGTCATCTTCCGCGACTACGCAGATGAGCCCCTCCCCTTGCCCATGCGCGCCCCCATGGAGGAGGTGGATGCGGCCTACGGCCAGCGGGAGGATGTCCTGCTCCAGGTGCACATCGGCGGCGATCCGCCCCGTTGGGATCGCTATCGTCCCGACAGGGAGCGGCTGTTGGAAATCTGCTCCGGCTTTGGCTGCGCCGAGTGGCTCTTGCAGCGGGCGCTGCGGCTGGGCTATCGGCCGGCCATCTGTGGCGCCTCGGACCTGCACCTGGGCCTGATGGGGGCCCCCCGGGCCGTGGAAACCTTCCGCGGCCGCTTCGGCCAGAAGTTCCCCATGCGTCAGCGGGATGCCGCCTATGGCAGCGGCCCGGTGACAGCCATCCTCGCGCCCGAGCTCAACCGGAACGCACTCTGGGCAGGTCTCGTGTCCGGGCAGACCTATGCCACCAGCGGCGCCCGCCTGTATCTGGATGTGCGCGCCAACGGCCAGCCGCCCGGCAGCGAGGTAAAGCTGGCATCGACCCTGCAGCTCGCTGTGGCCTGCCACGCCTGCGCGCCCCTGGATCGGGTGGACCTGATCGTGGGCGAATATTGCGTCCGCTCGTGGGAGCCCCACAGCCTGGACTTCAGGCTGGATCTCACCCTGGCAGCTGGCCAGCTGCCAGGAAGCTGGCTCTACCTGCGGCTGCATCAGGTGGACGGCGAGTATGCCTGGTCCTCGCCCATCTGGCTGGAGCATCCGGGTCCGCTGCCGTCTCCGGGGAATTTGCCCCGCTGGAACGCGCAGGAGACGCTGGATCTGGGCGCCTTCGGGGAGAACGCCGCCACGCCCCATCTGGCCGATCTCCAGCGCTATCTGTCGGTGGAAGAAGATCCCACCCAGTTCCACCATCTGACGCCGGTGGATGTGCTGGAGCTCAGCATGGGCCGCTGCGCCCTCTTCTACTGCACCTGGTCGGCAGCGCATCTGCCCATGAGCATTCGCTGGTTTTTCGAATTCGAGATCCCCAAGATCCGCTACGACCTGGGCTGGCGGGACTACGGCGCCTTCGATGAATTCGAGTACGGCCCCCGCCTGATGGCCGCCCAGGCTGAAGGGAGATGA
- a CDS encoding YifB family Mg chelatase-like AAA ATPase, whose protein sequence is MLAKVQSCAVVGLDAELIHVEIDIASGLERITLVGLPDTAVRESSERVRAAITNSGYFFPQHRLTINLAPADLRKEGPAYDLPIAVGILVATRQVPAELDDALILGELSLDGSVRHVNGVLSMATMARERGYRRLFVPRVDAPEAALVEGLCVYPIDSLASLVEHLTGVRPIPPYENTLRFDAAEEPPYPVQFQDIKGQEHAKRALEVACAGGHNCLLKGPPGAGKTLLARALPSILPRLTLSEALDVTRIYSVAGALPEGQPLIRTRPFRAPHHTISHAGLVGGGRWPRPGEISLAHRGVLFLDELPEFGSRNLETLRQPLEDRVVTISRASGSLTFPASFILVAAMNPCPCGYYGDEHKECTCSMSMVQRYQKRISGPLMDRIDIHLEVKRVPFQRLAALEGGESSAAIRRRVEQARRIQAERFAPLGKPNLVVNGDMSPGEVQRFCAIDETGRNLMRAAVQKMNLSARAYHRVLKLARTIADLAGEERIQPHHLAEALQYRPRALI, encoded by the coding sequence ATGCTTGCCAAGGTTCAGAGCTGCGCCGTGGTCGGCCTGGATGCCGAACTGATCCACGTGGAGATCGACATCGCCAGCGGCCTGGAGCGCATCACCCTGGTGGGTCTGCCGGACACAGCCGTGCGGGAGAGCAGCGAGCGGGTGCGCGCAGCCATCACCAACAGCGGCTATTTCTTCCCCCAACATCGCCTCACCATCAACCTGGCGCCAGCCGACCTGCGCAAGGAGGGGCCCGCCTACGACCTGCCCATCGCCGTGGGCATCCTGGTGGCTACCCGCCAGGTCCCGGCCGAGCTGGACGACGCGCTCATCCTGGGCGAGCTGAGCCTGGACGGCAGCGTGCGCCACGTCAACGGCGTCCTCTCCATGGCCACCATGGCCCGGGAACGGGGTTATCGGCGCCTCTTCGTGCCTCGGGTGGATGCGCCCGAGGCGGCCCTGGTGGAAGGGCTCTGCGTTTACCCCATCGACAGCCTGGCCAGCCTGGTGGAACACCTGACCGGCGTGCGACCCATTCCGCCCTACGAAAACACCCTCCGCTTCGACGCCGCCGAGGAGCCCCCCTACCCCGTCCAATTCCAGGACATCAAGGGGCAGGAGCATGCCAAGCGAGCTCTGGAGGTGGCCTGTGCCGGCGGCCACAACTGCCTGCTCAAGGGGCCGCCCGGCGCCGGCAAGACCCTGCTGGCCCGGGCGTTGCCCTCCATCCTGCCCCGGCTGACCCTGAGCGAGGCCCTGGACGTCACCCGCATCTACTCGGTGGCCGGGGCCCTGCCCGAAGGCCAACCCCTCATCCGGACTCGTCCCTTCCGGGCGCCCCACCACACCATCAGCCATGCCGGCCTGGTGGGCGGTGGACGCTGGCCCCGGCCGGGGGAGATCAGCCTGGCCCATCGGGGCGTTCTCTTCCTGGACGAGCTGCCCGAGTTTGGCTCCCGGAACCTGGAAACCCTGCGCCAGCCCCTGGAGGACCGGGTGGTGACCATCAGCCGGGCCAGCGGCTCTCTCACCTTCCCCGCTTCGTTCATCCTGGTGGCGGCCATGAACCCCTGTCCCTGTGGCTACTACGGCGACGAGCACAAGGAGTGCACCTGCTCCATGTCCATGGTCCAGCGCTACCAGAAGCGCATCAGCGGCCCCCTCATGGACCGCATCGACATCCACCTGGAGGTGAAGCGGGTGCCCTTCCAGCGGCTGGCCGCTCTGGAAGGCGGCGAAAGCTCGGCGGCCATCCGCCGGCGGGTGGAGCAGGCCCGACGCATCCAGGCGGAACGCTTTGCCCCCCTGGGCAAGCCCAACCTGGTGGTCAACGGGGACATGAGCCCCGGCGAAGTGCAGCGCTTCTGCGCCATCGACGAGACGGGCCGGAACCTGATGCGGGCAGCCGTGCAGAAGATGAACCTGAGTGCCCGGGCCTATCACCGGGTGCTGAAGCTGGCCCGCACCATCGCCGACCTGGCCGGCGAGGAGCGCATCCAACCCCACCACCTGGCCGAGGCACTCCAGTATCGGCCCCGGGCGTTGATCTGA